The following coding sequences lie in one Psychrilyobacter atlanticus DSM 19335 genomic window:
- a CDS encoding gamma-glutamyl-gamma-aminobutyrate hydrolase family protein → MKRPIIGITSAYEEEKELKHYHRTTVCIDYAESIVKAGGIPLIIPVLNDREVIKRQLELVDGLLMSGGLDINPRYYNQDFLEGTNLVSPERDTNEWIILEEFLSMNKPILGICRGMQMINVFKGGTLHQDIKNISKEILKHNQDYLPELKVHKINIKKNSILNDLFGEELITNSFHHQALDEIGKGLKIVATTNDGIIEAIESKEERFLLGVQWHPEMMTARGSKDMLKIFEKFIEVTKK, encoded by the coding sequence ATGAAAAGACCTATAATTGGAATCACATCTGCATATGAAGAAGAGAAAGAATTGAAACATTATCATCGAACGACGGTTTGCATTGATTATGCAGAATCAATAGTCAAAGCAGGTGGAATTCCACTTATAATACCGGTATTAAATGATAGAGAGGTAATTAAAAGACAATTAGAGTTGGTTGATGGACTTCTTATGTCCGGAGGCTTGGATATTAATCCAAGGTATTATAATCAGGATTTTTTAGAGGGAACTAATCTTGTATCTCCTGAAAGAGATACAAACGAATGGATAATATTAGAAGAATTTTTGTCTATGAATAAGCCTATTTTAGGTATATGTCGTGGGATGCAAATGATTAATGTTTTTAAAGGTGGAACACTCCATCAAGATATAAAGAACATATCAAAAGAAATATTAAAGCATAATCAAGATTATCTTCCAGAATTAAAAGTACATAAAATTAATATCAAAAAAAATAGTATCTTAAATGATTTATTTGGAGAAGAACTTATAACTAATTCATTCCATCATCAAGCGTTAGATGAAATAGGAAAAGGATTAAAAATTGTAGCTACTACTAATGATGGAATAATAGAAGCTATTGAAAGTAAAGAAGAAAGATTTTTATTAGGAGTTCAATGGCACCCTGAAATGATGACTGCTCGTGGAAGTAAGGATATGCTTAAAATTTTTGAAAAATTCATAGAAGTAACAAAAAAATAA
- a CDS encoding alanine/glycine:cation symporter family protein, translated as MINSFMESLVSYLWGLPLILTILTTGIYFTVKSGFFQIRYFTHIFSHTIGSVIKNKKDENKEEEIGLITPFQAVSTAIGGSVGVGNIGGVATAIATGGPGALFWLWIAASLGMIIKMVEVTLGVHYRNIDENGSPYGGPTYYMEKGLGEEKGFKYWYVFAIMFGGGIFSTFFITVQNYTVSEAVSSTFGVNLITASIIYIVFNYIMIIKGISGLGKIAGKLVPFMCLFYVGSGLFIIFSNISELPEVFGLIFEGAFNGTAAVGGFTGAAFIAVMRTGIARSVFSNEAGWGSSPMIHASAKTSHPIKQGLWGAFEVFVDTMVVCSITALVIIMSGVWNSGLTGASLTLSAFETGMGSSSRIFLATGIFLFGVTTSSGWYAYYEIILRHLMKKNITLKNKILKFFRIFYPIPGFLMVVIAVYSGMPGGTVWLLADITTAIPTFINVATILILSGKFFELLKDYKEKYIYKTKKLVNQNLVEE; from the coding sequence ATGATAAATTCATTTATGGAAAGTTTGGTTTCGTATTTATGGGGATTACCTTTAATTTTAACTATATTAACAACTGGAATATATTTTACAGTAAAAAGTGGATTTTTTCAAATAAGGTACTTTACTCATATATTTAGTCATACTATCGGGAGTGTAATAAAAAATAAAAAAGATGAAAACAAGGAAGAAGAAATCGGATTAATAACACCTTTCCAAGCAGTGAGTACTGCAATTGGAGGATCAGTTGGTGTTGGAAATATTGGAGGAGTGGCCACGGCTATAGCTACAGGTGGCCCTGGCGCATTATTTTGGTTATGGATTGCTGCTAGTTTAGGGATGATAATCAAAATGGTTGAGGTTACTTTAGGAGTGCATTATAGAAATATAGATGAAAATGGTTCACCTTATGGAGGACCTACTTATTATATGGAAAAAGGTCTTGGAGAAGAAAAAGGATTTAAATATTGGTATGTTTTCGCTATTATGTTTGGAGGAGGAATATTTTCAACGTTCTTTATAACTGTACAAAATTACACAGTTTCGGAAGCTGTTAGCTCTACTTTTGGTGTTAACCTTATTACTGCAAGTATTATTTATATTGTTTTTAATTATATTATGATTATTAAAGGAATTTCAGGGTTAGGAAAAATAGCAGGGAAATTAGTTCCTTTTATGTGTTTATTTTATGTAGGTTCAGGATTATTCATAATATTTTCTAACATTAGTGAACTTCCAGAAGTATTTGGATTAATATTTGAAGGTGCATTTAACGGTACAGCTGCAGTTGGAGGATTTACAGGTGCAGCATTTATAGCAGTAATGAGGACAGGAATTGCAAGATCTGTATTTAGTAATGAAGCTGGATGGGGAAGTTCACCAATGATTCATGCTTCAGCGAAAACAAGTCACCCTATAAAACAAGGTTTATGGGGAGCATTTGAAGTATTTGTAGATACAATGGTAGTATGTAGTATTACAGCTCTTGTAATAATAATGTCAGGAGTTTGGAATAGTGGCTTAACAGGAGCATCTTTAACTTTATCAGCGTTTGAAACAGGTATGGGATCATCAAGTAGAATTTTTTTGGCAACTGGAATATTTTTATTTGGGGTGACTACTTCTTCAGGTTGGTATGCATATTATGAAATAATTTTAAGACATTTAATGAAAAAAAATATAACTTTAAAAAATAAAATTTTAAAATTCTTTAGAATTTTTTATCCTATCCCTGGTTTTTTAATGGTTGTTATAGCAGTTTATTCTGGAATGCCAGGTGGGACAGTATGGCTTTTAGCTGATATAACTACAGCTATTCCTACATTTATTAATGTTGCTACAATTTTAATTTTAAGTGGTAAATTTTTTGAATTATTAAAAGACTATAAAGAGAAATATATTTATAAAACAAAAAAACTTGTAAATCAAAACCTTGTTGAAGAATAA